The following are encoded in a window of Methanobrevibacter sp. V74 genomic DNA:
- the rfbA gene encoding glucose-1-phosphate thymidylyltransferase RfbA, which translates to MKGIVLAGGSGTRLYPITKAVSKQLLPLYDKPMIYYPISVLMLSGIKDILIISTPRDLPMYKDLLGDGSSLGINFEYAVQENPNGLAEAFVIGEDFIGDDNVALILGDNIFHGHRFTEILERATNIGEGAIIFGYYTNNPEAFGVVEFDDEWNVLSIEEKPEKPKSNYIVPGLYFYDNDVIDIAKNVKPSDRGEVEITSVNEEYLKRGKLKVELLGRGMAWLDTGTHEGLLEAANFIETVQKRQSLYIACLEEIAYLKGYIDEKQLLKTANELKKTDYGQYLFDLADR; encoded by the coding sequence ATTACTAAAGCGGTTTCTAAGCAATTATTGCCACTATATGATAAACCAATGATTTATTATCCAATTTCAGTTTTAATGCTTTCAGGAATTAAAGATATTCTAATTATTTCAACTCCTAGAGACTTGCCAATGTATAAGGACTTGTTGGGCGATGGATCTTCTCTTGGAATTAACTTCGAGTATGCGGTTCAAGAAAACCCTAATGGGCTTGCCGAAGCATTCGTTATTGGTGAGGACTTCATTGGTGATGACAATGTTGCGCTTATTTTAGGAGATAATATATTTCATGGCCATAGATTCACTGAAATACTTGAAAGGGCGACCAATATTGGAGAAGGAGCAATAATATTTGGTTATTATACTAATAATCCAGAAGCTTTTGGTGTCGTTGAATTTGATGATGAGTGGAATGTGCTGTCAATTGAAGAAAAACCAGAAAAACCGAAATCGAATTACATAGTGCCCGGACTATATTTTTATGATAATGATGTTATTGATATAGCTAAAAATGTTAAACCTTCTGATAGGGGTGAAGTTGAAATTACATCTGTTAATGAAGAGTATTTAAAACGTGGCAAGCTTAAAGTGGAATTATTGGGTCGGGGCATGGCTTGGCTGGATACGGGAACTCATGAAGGATTGCTTGAAGCGGCAAATTTCATTGAAACTGTTCAAAAAAGGCAAAGTCTGTATATTGCATGTCTTGAAGAAATTGCATACCTCAAGGGTTATATTGATGAAAAGCAGCTATTAAAAACAGCTAATGAGCTTAAAAAGACAGATTATGGGCAATACTTATTTGATTTGGCTGACAGATGA